A genome region from Dehalococcoidia bacterium includes the following:
- a CDS encoding polyprenyl synthetase family protein → MTTTSLYGPVQADLALVEETLAAVCRVDHEPLAKMLELALSGAGKRIRPALVLLAGTFGHYRLDLLVPLAASVELLHTATLVHDDVIDNSEVRRGRPTVNKAFQNNIAVMVGDYMFAHAAELVTRTGSLEVVKLFAHTLMVMAKGEIGQDVRAYDVRQDVQEYLARIAGKTASLFATACQGGAMVAQVPEPWAKALWDYGHHLGMAFQIVDDILDFTGNEAELGKPVGSDLLQGTLTLPSLLLMQRWPDDNPVQRYFQERRPELVAEAVAIIRASDIPEECHDMARRFGEAAKAALTPLPATAARRTLEGLVDYILQRRS, encoded by the coding sequence ATGACGACCACCTCCCTCTATGGCCCTGTGCAGGCTGACCTAGCCCTGGTGGAGGAGACCCTGGCCGCTGTCTGCCGCGTGGACCATGAGCCCCTGGCCAAGATGCTGGAGCTAGCCCTTTCGGGAGCGGGGAAGCGCATAAGGCCGGCCCTAGTGCTGCTGGCCGGCACCTTTGGCCATTACCGCCTGGACCTCCTGGTGCCTTTGGCCGCCTCGGTGGAGCTTTTGCATACTGCCACCCTTGTCCACGACGATGTCATCGACAACTCCGAGGTGCGGCGGGGCCGGCCCACTGTCAATAAGGCCTTCCAGAACAACATCGCCGTCATGGTGGGGGACTACATGTTCGCCCATGCTGCCGAGCTGGTGACCCGAACGGGGAGCCTGGAGGTGGTGAAGCTCTTCGCCCACACCCTTATGGTCATGGCCAAGGGCGAGATCGGGCAGGATGTGCGGGCCTACGATGTCCGCCAGGACGTGCAGGAGTACCTGGCGCGCATCGCCGGCAAGACCGCTTCCCTCTTCGCCACCGCCTGTCAGGGCGGGGCCATGGTGGCCCAGGTGCCGGAGCCATGGGCAAAGGCCCTCTGGGACTACGGCCATCACCTGGGGATGGCCTTCCAGATCGTGGATGACATCCTGGACTTCACGGGGAATGAGGCGGAGCTGGGCAAACCTGTGGGTAGCGATCTGTTGCAGGGCACTCTCACCCTTCCCTCCCTCCTCCTGATGCAGCGGTGGCCGGACGACAACCCCGTGCAGCGCTACTTCCAGGAGAGGCGACCGGAGCTGGTGGCGGAGGCCGTGGCCATCATCAGGGCCTCCGACATCCCCGAGGAGTGCCATGACATGGCCCGCCGCTTTGGGGAAGCGGCCAAGGCTGCCCTCACCCCGTTGCCGGCCACCGCCGCCCGCCGCACCCTGGAGGGGCTGGTGGATTACATCTTACAGCGGCGCAGCTAG
- a CDS encoding zinc ribbon domain-containing protein — MPLYEYYCRRCDGIFEYFRPMRDAALPAPCPQCHGEGQRIMSTFNAFTVRDGYPRRLPDKGTYWHLGREVKTLAKRMRHYEHPELAEPEPQPKPSKGELEEKKERERAEKEEARYLDKWGMQKVGERLIVPSPKQRRPPKSRTILTPQGRAESKD; from the coding sequence ATGCCGCTCTATGAGTACTACTGCCGCCGCTGCGATGGCATCTTTGAGTACTTCCGCCCCATGCGGGATGCCGCCCTTCCCGCCCCTTGCCCTCAATGCCATGGGGAGGGCCAACGCATCATGTCCACCTTCAACGCTTTTACCGTTCGCGACGGCTATCCCCGTCGCCTCCCCGATAAGGGCACCTACTGGCACCTGGGCCGAGAGGTGAAGACGCTGGCCAAGCGCATGCGTCACTACGAACACCCCGAGCTGGCCGAACCCGAGCCCCAGCCCAAACCCTCCAAGGGCGAATTGGAGGAGAAGAAGGAGCGGGAGCGGGCGGAGAAGGAGGAGGCCCGCTATCTGGACAAGTGGGGCATGCAGAAGGTGGGGGAGCGCCTCATCGTCCCTTCCCCCAAGCAGCGGCGCCCACCCAAGTCACGCACCATCCTCACGCCCCAGGGGCGGGCCGAGTCCAAGGACTAG
- a CDS encoding zinc ribbon domain-containing protein: MPLYEYYCRQCDHVFEALRPLRESDLPAPCPRCGREAVRIMPTSFAARSWRQGYPQRLPYHHRPVYNRPPKFQRTIAPVDKEETREAQGSGRDHHAAL; encoded by the coding sequence ATGCCCCTCTATGAGTATTACTGTCGCCAGTGCGACCATGTCTTTGAGGCCCTGCGTCCCCTGCGGGAATCGGACCTCCCCGCTCCTTGCCCCCGCTGTGGGCGGGAGGCGGTGCGCATCATGCCCACCAGCTTCGCCGCCCGCTCCTGGCGCCAGGGATACCCCCAGCGCCTCCCCTACCACCACCGCCCCGTCTACAACCGGCCGCCCAAGTTCCAACGCACCATCGCCCCAGTGGATAAGGAGGAGACGAGGGAGGCTCAGGGCTCAGGGAGGGACCACCATGCCGCTCTATGA
- the recO gene encoding DNA repair protein RecO yields MPSPHLLKTEAIVLRHRPLGEADRLLTLLTPHHGKVEAKAKGVRRTKSRMGGHLQPLTRVLVQLALGRTRYVVAGCQTMEAFPSLQADLDRLGLAIYLCELADRFLPQGAEAQGPYLLLLETLRRLEKGHHPQIWARRFEACLLRLSGFGPELDRCLACGHPLPAGGGAFSPVAGGTLCPLCAHGAPPISGAALRALRLLQRGTAQQVAGLRLPPTVAQEVEAHLRGYIAHLLEGEAASLRFLDKLRYSPLISAERW; encoded by the coding sequence GTGCCCTCGCCCCACCTGCTGAAGACGGAGGCCATCGTCCTTCGCCACCGCCCCCTGGGGGAGGCCGATCGCCTCCTCACCCTCCTCACCCCCCATCATGGCAAGGTGGAGGCCAAGGCCAAGGGGGTGCGCCGCACCAAGAGCCGCATGGGGGGCCACCTCCAGCCCCTCACCCGCGTGCTGGTGCAGCTGGCCCTGGGACGCACCCGCTACGTGGTGGCCGGGTGTCAGACCATGGAGGCCTTCCCCTCCCTGCAGGCCGATCTGGACCGCCTGGGGCTGGCCATATATCTGTGTGAGCTGGCGGACCGCTTCCTGCCACAGGGAGCGGAGGCCCAAGGGCCCTACCTGCTCCTCTTGGAGACCCTGCGCCGTCTGGAGAAGGGCCACCACCCCCAGATATGGGCTCGTCGCTTCGAGGCCTGCCTATTGCGCCTCAGCGGTTTTGGGCCCGAGCTGGACCGGTGCCTCGCCTGTGGCCATCCCCTCCCTGCCGGCGGCGGGGCCTTCTCCCCTGTGGCCGGCGGCACCCTCTGCCCCCTATGTGCCCACGGGGCTCCACCCATCAGCGGGGCCGCCCTGCGCGCCCTGCGCCTCCTACAAAGAGGTACTGCCCAGCAGGTGGCTGGCCTCCGCCTTCCTCCCACAGTAGCCCAGGAGGTGGAGGCCCACCTCCGGGGCTACATCGCCCACCTGCTGGAGGGGGAGGCAGCCTCCCTACGCTTTCTGGACAAGCTGCGCTACAGCCCGTTAATATCTGCCGAGAGGTGGTGA
- the recR gene encoding recombination mediator RecR gives MWETTLTGPLARLIEELHKLPGIGPKTAQRLAYHIVRSPEARALAEAIVEAQERLTYCSQCQNLTDIDPCRLCADPHRDRSIICVVEEPLDALAIERSGRYRGLYHVLHGVISPMDGVGPQDLKVAELLDRLRQGEVREVIMATNPTLEGEATAMYLARLLRPLGVKVTRPARGLPMGADIEYADEVTLARALEGRQEL, from the coding sequence TTGTGGGAGACGACGCTGACAGGGCCCCTAGCCCGCCTTATAGAGGAGCTCCATAAGCTCCCAGGCATCGGCCCCAAGACAGCCCAGCGCCTGGCCTACCACATCGTCCGGTCTCCCGAGGCCCGCGCCCTGGCAGAGGCCATCGTGGAGGCCCAGGAACGCCTCACCTACTGCTCTCAGTGCCAGAACCTGACGGACATCGACCCCTGCCGCCTCTGCGCCGACCCTCACCGCGACCGTTCCATCATATGCGTGGTGGAGGAGCCCCTGGACGCCCTGGCCATCGAGCGCAGCGGCCGCTACCGCGGCCTCTACCACGTCCTCCACGGTGTCATCTCCCCCATGGACGGCGTAGGGCCCCAAGACCTGAAGGTGGCCGAGCTGCTGGACCGCCTGCGCCAAGGGGAAGTGCGCGAGGTCATCATGGCCACTAACCCCACCTTGGAGGGGGAGGCCACGGCTATGTACTTGGCCCGTCTCCTACGCCCCCTGGGGGTGAAGGTCACCCGCCCCGCCCGCGGCCTGCCCATGGGCGCCGACATCGAATATGCCGATGAGGTGACCCTGGCCCGGGCCCTGGAGGGACGACAGGAGCTGTAG
- the dnaX gene encoding DNA polymerase III subunit gamma/tau, with protein sequence MEEQGQVLYRKWRPQRFAEVVGQDHVTRTLRNAVATGRLAHAYLLCGPRGTGKTSLGRLIAKAVNCPSPQDGEPCNRCPSCQEYLRGQAPDLVEMDAASNRGIDEIRRLRERVGLAPMGGRYKVYLVDEVHMLTQEAHNALLKTLEEPPPHVIFVLATTEPHKLPPTIISRCQRFDLRRIPLEAAVKRLSDICSEEGFSLTAASLRDIARCAAGSLRDAINLLEQVTTHYGPSPSPEQVQAALGLESRGRGRELARCILHGNLADALRAVAAAQEEGADMRRLAAEAVEFLRQLLLVQAGAPDLAGLAPEEMEEVQALASHTSPQKVVGALQALATVDLREDPFSPLPLELALARLMAPPPTPSHEVALPSPPLQEEAPSPTPPPSPQLVEELAKACQQMNLSLSHYVRQATLKALEGDTLVLAFPFPQLVQQVDRPEYLEVLEQAAARVLGRRVAVRCELGETPHRPKGGHLLEEALRHGAIPLLRNQEPPQ encoded by the coding sequence ATGGAGGAGCAAGGGCAAGTCCTCTACCGCAAGTGGCGTCCCCAGCGCTTTGCCGAGGTGGTGGGGCAGGACCACGTCACCCGCACCCTGCGCAACGCTGTGGCCACCGGACGCCTGGCCCATGCCTACCTCCTCTGTGGCCCCCGTGGCACCGGCAAGACCTCCCTGGGGCGCCTCATTGCCAAAGCCGTCAACTGCCCCTCCCCCCAAGATGGGGAGCCTTGCAACCGCTGCCCCTCCTGCCAGGAGTACCTCAGGGGGCAGGCCCCAGACCTGGTGGAGATGGACGCTGCCAGCAACCGTGGCATCGACGAGATCCGCCGCCTGCGGGAACGGGTGGGCCTGGCCCCCATGGGGGGCCGGTATAAGGTGTACCTGGTGGACGAGGTGCACATGCTCACCCAGGAAGCCCACAACGCCCTCCTTAAGACCCTAGAGGAGCCACCCCCGCATGTTATCTTCGTCCTGGCCACTACCGAGCCCCATAAGCTACCTCCCACCATCATCTCCCGCTGCCAGCGCTTCGACCTACGCCGCATACCACTGGAGGCGGCGGTGAAGAGGCTCTCCGACATCTGTAGCGAGGAAGGCTTCTCCCTGACGGCCGCCAGCCTGCGGGACATCGCCCGATGCGCCGCCGGCTCCCTAAGGGACGCCATCAACCTGCTGGAGCAGGTCACAACCCATTATGGCCCATCCCCCAGCCCGGAGCAGGTGCAGGCCGCCCTGGGCCTTGAGAGCAGGGGAAGGGGACGGGAGCTCGCCAGATGCATCCTCCACGGGAACCTGGCAGACGCCCTTAGGGCCGTGGCCGCCGCCCAGGAAGAGGGGGCCGACATGCGCCGCCTGGCGGCCGAGGCCGTGGAGTTTTTGCGTCAGCTCCTGCTGGTGCAGGCCGGCGCCCCCGATCTAGCTGGCCTCGCCCCCGAGGAGATGGAAGAGGTGCAGGCCCTGGCCTCCCACACCTCTCCCCAGAAGGTGGTGGGGGCCCTGCAGGCCCTGGCCACCGTCGATCTGCGTGAAGACCCCTTCTCCCCCCTTCCCTTGGAGCTGGCCCTGGCTCGTCTCATGGCCCCGCCACCTACCCCGTCCCACGAGGTAGCCCTTCCCTCGCCGCCCCTACAGGAGGAGGCCCCATCCCCCACACCTCCGCCCAGCCCCCAACTGGTGGAGGAGCTGGCCAAGGCCTGCCAGCAGATGAACCTGAGCCTCTCCCACTACGTCCGCCAGGCTACCCTGAAGGCCCTCGAGGGCGACACCCTCGTCCTCGCCTTCCCCTTCCCCCAGCTGGTGCAGCAGGTGGACCGACCAGAATACCTGGAGGTGCTGGAGCAGGCGGCGGCCCGCGTCCTGGGCCGCCGGGTGGCCGTGCGGTGCGAGCTGGGGGAGACACCCCACAGGCCTAAGGGGGGACATCTCCTGGAGGAGGCCTTGCGCCACGGCGCCATCCCCCTTTTGCGCAACCAGGAGCCTCCCCAATAG
- the ybeY gene encoding rRNA maturation RNase YbeY: MPLRIDVRVHPPFHRRLPSRWLREVARTALLAEGLGDGQLGIVVADDDTVRELNRTYAHEDAPTDVLSFSLQEGEEFPRVPRIPRPLGEVVISLPTAQRQAQEGGRTLQQEVAHLLVHGILHLLGYDHSQPQEERIMRAREEEILTRLGYGPGEGSYGHPST; encoded by the coding sequence ATGCCTCTGCGCATCGATGTCCGGGTCCACCCCCCCTTCCACCGCCGCTTGCCCTCCCGCTGGCTGCGGGAGGTGGCCCGCACCGCCCTCCTGGCCGAAGGGCTAGGGGACGGGCAGCTGGGCATCGTAGTGGCCGACGACGATACAGTGCGGGAGCTGAACCGCACCTACGCCCACGAGGACGCCCCCACTGACGTCCTCTCCTTCTCTCTGCAGGAGGGCGAGGAATTCCCACGAGTCCCCCGTATCCCCAGGCCTCTGGGGGAGGTGGTCATCTCCCTCCCCACCGCCCAACGCCAGGCACAAGAAGGGGGACGGACCCTGCAACAGGAGGTGGCCCACCTACTGGTGCACGGCATCTTGCACCTTCTGGGCTACGACCACTCCCAGCCCCAGGAGGAGCGCATCATGCGCGCCCGGGAGGAGGAGATCCTGACCCGCCTCGGCTACGGGCCCGGAGAGGGGAGCTACGGCCATCCCTCCACTTGA
- a CDS encoding NADH-quinone oxidoreductase subunit N, with product MESVNLVGPILVMLAVAGALLLADAFLLPLLGPWRGRGTWALAVLGPAGAVAWGAAHAMAGSEGAAFQGAYTLDAFSLYFALLVAAVTGAAVLVSPDYLGEGRHQAEYYALMLASGAGLMTLAGATDLISLFVALELTSLAQFVLVGFLRDDRGAEAAIKYIVLGAISAAITLYGIALLFGATGHTSLAQVREAVPAALAERRPVMVLAFIFLAAGLGFKMAIVPFQMWVPDVYQGAPTPVTAYLSVASKAGGFAAALRVFVDALGVEPLAREWATMFAVLSALSMVLGNVMALVQSDIKRMLGYSSIAQAGYFLIGLAAVAAGDPQRELGTGGVLFFLGSYAFTNMGAFAVIIAISRHIGTDEIADYSGMARRSPLLALALTMCLVSLTGIPPTAGFVAKLYIFNAAIQAHLVWLAVLGVVNSVVSAYYYLRVVLTMFVGEPAAPGEVRPTPLLGAVTAAATVGLLVVGIFPFPLLEAAERAAGALI from the coding sequence ATGGAGAGCGTTAACCTGGTGGGCCCCATCCTGGTGATGCTAGCGGTGGCTGGCGCCCTCCTCCTGGCCGATGCCTTCCTTTTGCCCTTGCTGGGGCCTTGGCGGGGCAGGGGGACTTGGGCCCTGGCTGTCCTAGGGCCGGCAGGGGCGGTGGCCTGGGGGGCGGCCCACGCCATGGCCGGCTCTGAAGGGGCCGCCTTCCAAGGGGCCTATACCCTGGACGCCTTCTCCCTCTACTTCGCCCTGCTGGTGGCGGCGGTGACGGGGGCGGCTGTGCTGGTCTCTCCCGACTATCTGGGGGAGGGACGCCACCAGGCGGAGTATTACGCTCTCATGTTGGCCTCGGGGGCGGGGCTCATGACCCTGGCAGGGGCCACCGACCTCATCTCCCTGTTCGTAGCCCTGGAGCTCACCAGCCTGGCCCAGTTCGTGCTGGTGGGCTTCCTCCGGGACGATCGGGGAGCCGAGGCCGCCATCAAGTACATCGTCCTGGGGGCCATAAGCGCCGCCATAACCCTCTATGGCATCGCCCTCCTCTTCGGCGCCACGGGCCACACCTCCCTGGCCCAGGTGCGGGAGGCAGTGCCCGCCGCCCTGGCGGAGCGACGGCCAGTGATGGTGCTGGCCTTCATCTTCCTGGCCGCCGGCCTGGGCTTCAAGATGGCCATCGTCCCCTTCCAGATGTGGGTGCCAGACGTGTACCAAGGGGCGCCCACGCCGGTGACGGCCTACCTCTCGGTGGCGTCCAAAGCCGGGGGCTTTGCCGCTGCCCTACGGGTATTCGTGGACGCCTTGGGGGTGGAGCCCCTGGCCCGCGAATGGGCCACGATGTTCGCCGTCCTCTCTGCTCTATCCATGGTGCTGGGCAACGTCATGGCCCTGGTTCAGAGCGATATCAAGCGGATGCTTGGTTACAGCTCCATCGCTCAGGCGGGGTATTTCCTCATCGGCCTGGCGGCGGTGGCCGCCGGCGACCCGCAACGGGAGCTGGGGACGGGAGGCGTCCTCTTCTTCCTGGGGTCTTATGCCTTCACCAACATGGGCGCTTTTGCCGTCATCATCGCCATCTCCCGCCACATCGGCACAGACGAGATAGCCGATTACTCAGGAATGGCCCGCCGCTCGCCCCTGCTGGCCTTGGCCCTGACCATGTGTCTTGTGTCCCTCACGGGGATACCTCCCACCGCTGGGTTCGTGGCCAAGCTTTACATCTTCAACGCCGCCATCCAGGCCCACCTGGTGTGGCTGGCGGTGCTAGGGGTGGTCAACAGCGTCGTCTCTGCCTATTACTACCTACGGGTGGTGTTGACCATGTTCGTGGGAGAGCCTGCGGCCCCCGGGGAGGTGCGCCCCACCCCCCTACTGGGAGCAGTGACGGCTGCCGCCACCGTGGGCCTCCTGGTGGTGGGCATCTTCCCTTTCCCCCTGCTGGAGGCCGCCGAGAGGGCGGCGGGAGCCCTCATCTAA
- a CDS encoding NADH-quinone oxidoreductase subunit M, which yields MLSLLVFLPLAGAAAVALLPRHRQMEARWLALATSLVCLALALTLFAAYDRGGEQFQFVDRHQWLSSRLAPFAIQYMLGVDGLSLPLVVLTAFLTTVAVLVSWDVQLRPKEYFAWLLVLETSLLGVFSALDLVLFFLFFELELVPMYFLISIWGTGRRIYSAWKYVFFTFFGSAFMLVGILALGLAAGTFDMRELQAMGPLREAVLPAEAIFAFLMVGFGVKLPVVPLHTWLPDAHTDAPTAVSVILAGVLLKMGGYGILRLCLSILPEVAQQASLYLGAFAAASILYGALATLMQDDLKRLIAYSSVSHMGYVLLGASALGTVGLVGASMQMFTHGLITGLLFVMVGLVYERTHTREIRNLGGLAPHLPYLTVVMVFAGLASLGLPSLAGFVSEATVFLGTFPKHQALAIMGVLGVLLAAAYILWMVQRVFWGEPRRPWHGLREAVAWWERVPTMALMAAILLIGLYPAVLMDLVELGVRPIAERLA from the coding sequence GTGCTCTCGCTTTTAGTGTTCTTGCCTCTGGCGGGGGCGGCGGCGGTAGCCCTCCTGCCCCGCCACCGTCAGATGGAGGCACGGTGGCTGGCCCTGGCCACCTCCCTGGTCTGTCTGGCCCTGGCCCTTACCCTCTTCGCTGCTTACGACCGAGGTGGGGAGCAGTTCCAGTTCGTGGACCGACACCAATGGCTCAGCTCCCGGTTGGCCCCCTTCGCTATCCAATACATGCTAGGGGTGGACGGCCTCTCTTTGCCCCTAGTGGTGCTGACGGCCTTCCTCACGACGGTGGCCGTGCTGGTATCGTGGGATGTGCAGCTAAGGCCTAAGGAGTATTTCGCCTGGCTTTTGGTGCTGGAGACAAGCCTTCTGGGCGTCTTCTCCGCCCTGGACCTGGTGCTCTTCTTCCTCTTTTTTGAGCTGGAGCTGGTGCCCATGTATTTCCTCATCTCCATCTGGGGGACGGGGAGGCGCATCTATTCGGCCTGGAAATACGTGTTCTTCACCTTCTTCGGCTCCGCCTTCATGTTGGTGGGCATCCTAGCCCTGGGGCTGGCGGCGGGGACCTTCGACATGCGGGAGCTGCAAGCGATGGGGCCTCTGCGGGAGGCGGTCTTGCCGGCGGAGGCCATCTTCGCCTTCCTGATGGTGGGCTTTGGCGTCAAGCTGCCGGTGGTGCCCTTGCACACCTGGCTCCCCGATGCCCACACCGATGCCCCCACGGCAGTGAGCGTCATTTTGGCCGGGGTGCTGCTAAAGATGGGGGGATATGGCATCCTACGCCTATGCCTCTCCATCCTGCCGGAGGTGGCCCAGCAGGCCTCCCTATATCTGGGGGCCTTCGCTGCCGCCAGCATCCTCTATGGAGCGCTGGCCACCCTCATGCAGGACGACCTCAAGCGCCTCATCGCCTACTCCAGCGTCAGCCATATGGGATACGTTTTGTTGGGGGCCTCGGCCCTGGGCACGGTGGGGCTGGTGGGGGCCTCCATGCAGATGTTCACCCACGGGCTCATAACGGGTCTTCTGTTCGTCATGGTGGGGCTGGTGTACGAGCGTACTCACACGCGGGAGATCCGAAACCTAGGGGGCCTGGCCCCCCATCTCCCCTACCTGACGGTGGTGATGGTGTTCGCCGGCCTGGCCTCGCTGGGCCTGCCATCCCTAGCGGGTTTCGTCTCGGAGGCGACGGTGTTCCTGGGCACCTTCCCCAAGCACCAGGCCTTGGCCATTATGGGGGTGTTGGGGGTGCTACTGGCCGCCGCCTACATCCTTTGGATGGTACAGCGGGTCTTCTGGGGGGAGCCGCGGCGCCCCTGGCATGGGCTTAGGGAGGCGGTGGCCTGGTGGGAGAGGGTGCCCACCATGGCCCTTATGGCGGCTATCCTCCTCATAGGCCTCTATCCAGCGGTGCTGATGGACCTGGTGGAGCTGGGAGTAAGGCCCATCGCCGAGAGGTTGGCCTAG
- the nuoL gene encoding NADH-quinone oxidoreductase subunit L has protein sequence MLPEVPEAAVWAIVLAPLGSFAIISFASLLRVLGLRFWAPAWSGYLTILGIAVSLGLSLWALDSAAGAHGHPLGFAPHRWVEVGDLRVDIGLRLDGLSAIMLVVVSGVSLMVQVYSQGYMAEDPGYSRYFAFMSLFTGSMLGLVAAASILQLFVFWELVGLCSYLLIGFWFQRDAARRAATKAFLVTRLGDLGLLSAILLVWRETGELDIAAIQEAALRGGMGAGVLAFFAGGVFAGAAGKSAQFPLHVWLPDAMEGPTPVSALIHAATMVAAGVYLVARLFPIYALSEEASTTVAVIGAVTAVMAGLLGLVMTDIKRVLAYSTISQLGYMMAGLGALGFAPAIFHLFTHAFFKALLFLGAGSVNHATGTFDMRKMGGLARPMPVTFATTAVAALALVGIFPLAGFWSKDELLAVAWETRPQVFWALLVGVFLTALYMGRLLFLTFGGQYRGGEAGGHGHHGPHESPPVMILPMVALAALAVTVGLVNLGKGLEELLLGSLPQEGLAAEPQFRPGIAAASVAIGVGGLVVAWAIYGLGLVKAETVRRALWPLPLVLERKFFLDDLYEGAVARGLVLQGVARGLHLWDQRVVDGLANGVAAFLRAAAHRLRLVQVGQAQVYGAAIALGAIVAVVVILMSNP, from the coding sequence ATGCTGCCAGAGGTCCCGGAGGCGGCGGTCTGGGCCATCGTCCTGGCCCCCTTGGGGTCTTTTGCCATCATATCCTTCGCCTCCTTATTACGAGTTTTAGGGCTGCGCTTCTGGGCCCCAGCGTGGAGCGGCTATCTCACCATCTTGGGCATCGCCGTATCCCTGGGGCTCTCGCTGTGGGCTCTGGACTCGGCGGCCGGGGCCCATGGCCATCCCCTAGGCTTCGCCCCTCATCGGTGGGTAGAGGTGGGGGACTTGAGGGTGGACATAGGCCTCCGCCTGGACGGCCTCAGCGCCATCATGCTGGTGGTGGTCAGCGGCGTCTCCCTGATGGTCCAGGTCTACTCACAGGGGTATATGGCTGAGGACCCAGGCTACAGCCGCTACTTCGCCTTCATGAGCCTTTTCACTGGCTCCATGCTGGGGCTAGTGGCGGCCGCCAGCATCCTGCAGTTGTTCGTGTTCTGGGAGCTGGTGGGGCTGTGCTCCTATCTGCTCATCGGGTTCTGGTTCCAGAGGGATGCCGCCAGACGGGCGGCCACCAAGGCCTTCCTGGTGACCAGACTAGGGGATCTGGGGCTCCTCTCGGCCATCCTCTTGGTCTGGAGGGAGACGGGGGAGCTGGACATAGCAGCTATCCAGGAGGCGGCCCTTAGGGGGGGAATGGGAGCCGGCGTCCTGGCCTTCTTCGCTGGGGGGGTGTTCGCCGGGGCGGCGGGCAAGTCGGCCCAGTTCCCGTTGCACGTGTGGCTGCCCGACGCCATGGAGGGTCCCACCCCTGTCTCGGCCCTCATCCATGCCGCCACCATGGTGGCGGCAGGCGTATACTTGGTGGCCCGCCTCTTCCCCATCTATGCCCTGTCGGAGGAGGCCTCCACCACTGTGGCCGTCATCGGTGCGGTGACGGCGGTGATGGCTGGCCTCCTGGGTCTGGTGATGACAGATATCAAGCGGGTGCTGGCCTACTCCACCATCAGTCAGTTGGGGTACATGATGGCCGGGCTGGGGGCATTGGGCTTCGCCCCGGCCATCTTCCACCTGTTCACCCACGCCTTTTTTAAGGCCCTCCTCTTCCTGGGGGCGGGCTCGGTGAACCACGCCACAGGCACCTTCGATATGCGCAAGATGGGGGGGTTGGCCCGCCCCATGCCCGTCACCTTCGCCACCACCGCTGTGGCCGCCCTGGCCTTGGTGGGCATCTTCCCCCTGGCAGGGTTCTGGAGCAAGGACGAGCTGTTGGCCGTAGCTTGGGAAACGCGGCCTCAGGTGTTCTGGGCCCTGCTGGTGGGGGTCTTCCTCACCGCCTTGTATATGGGCCGCCTCCTCTTCCTCACCTTCGGCGGCCAGTACCGCGGCGGGGAGGCAGGTGGACACGGCCACCATGGCCCTCACGAGTCGCCGCCGGTGATGATCCTGCCCATGGTGGCCCTGGCCGCCCTGGCGGTCACTGTCGGGCTGGTGAACTTGGGCAAAGGGCTGGAGGAGCTGCTGCTGGGGTCCCTGCCCCAGGAGGGGCTGGCAGCCGAGCCCCAATTCCGACCAGGCATCGCCGCGGCCTCGGTAGCGATAGGGGTGGGCGGCTTGGTGGTGGCTTGGGCCATCTACGGGCTGGGACTGGTGAAGGCGGAGACGGTACGTCGGGCCCTCTGGCCGCTGCCCTTGGTGCTGGAGCGCAAGTTCTTCCTGGACGACCTATATGAGGGGGCCGTCGCCAGGGGGCTTGTGCTGCAGGGGGTGGCAAGGGGCCTCCACCTCTGGGACCAGAGGGTGGTGGACGGCCTGGCCAATGGGGTGGCAGCTTTCTTGCGGGCCGCGGCCCATAGGCTACGCCTGGTCCAGGTGGGGCAGGCCCAGGTGTACGGGGCGGCCATCGCCCTGGGGGCCATTGTGGCCGTGGTCGTCATCCTGATGTCCAACCCATAA
- the nuoK gene encoding NADH-quinone oxidoreductase subunit NuoK, with translation MSVGLEHFLVVGAILFGIGLLLSLSKRNIIGVLMGIELMFNGANVTLVAFSRFLEAAEALAGQVLVVFSITVAAAEAAVALALAMAFYRRRQTVDVDRADVLRW, from the coding sequence ATGTCCGTGGGGCTGGAACACTTCCTGGTAGTGGGGGCCATCCTTTTCGGCATCGGCCTCCTCCTGAGCCTGTCCAAGCGGAACATCATAGGTGTGCTCATGGGCATAGAGCTCATGTTTAACGGGGCCAATGTGACGCTGGTGGCCTTTTCCCGGTTCTTGGAGGCCGCGGAGGCTCTGGCTGGCCAGGTGCTGGTGGTCTTCTCCATCACTGTGGCAGCGGCCGAGGCGGCGGTGGCCCTGGCCCTGGCCATGGCCTTCTACCGCCGGCGGCAGACGGTGGACGTGGACCGGGCCGATGTACTGAGGTGGTGA